One Buchnera aphidicola (Panaphis juglandis) DNA segment encodes these proteins:
- a CDS encoding sulfurtransferase TusA family protein translates to MSLKIINLTNFNCPNTIIEFRKKIKNINCYDKILILSNDISTKWDIPLFCNHMNYKLIFNNFKKKPYQFLIQKFE, encoded by the coding sequence ATGTCTTTAAAAATAATCAATTTAACAAATTTTAACTGTCCAAATACAATTATTGAATTTAGAAAAAAAATAAAAAATATCAATTGTTATGATAAAATATTAATTTTATCAAATGATATTTCTACAAAATGGGATATACCATTATTCTGTAATCATATGAATTATAAATTAATATTTAATAATTTCAAAAAAAAACCATATCAATTCCTGATTCAAAAATTCGAATAA
- the asd gene encoding aspartate-semialdehyde dehydrogenase produces MIKKVGFIGWRGIVGSVLMRRMIEENNFENIDATFFSTSQIGSICPLFLGKNYILNDAYDFSLLKNMDIIVSCQGSEYTDIVYNKLRSLRWNGYWIDASSSLRMNNDSIIVLDPVNIQLIKKGIYNGIKTFVGGNCTVSLMLMALGGLFQNNLIESLIFSTYQAASGAGSKHIIELIRQMGYLYNIVSSDLNNISISILDIEKKISNSILELNFPKKQFGTSLAGNVLPWIDVFTESQQTKEEWKVQEEANKILNQKNNICIDGTCVRVGALRCHSQSFFIKLRKNLSCDNLTEIIQNHNDWIRVIPNDYKSTIKYLTPISVSGTLNISVGRIRKLNVGSNIFSVFTVGDQLLWGAAEPLRRILMLLLS; encoded by the coding sequence ATGATAAAAAAAGTTGGTTTTATTGGTTGGAGAGGTATTGTAGGTTCTGTTTTAATGAGAAGGATGATTGAAGAAAATAATTTTGAAAATATTGATGCTACATTTTTTTCAACATCACAAATTGGTAGTATTTGTCCATTATTTTTAGGTAAAAATTATATTTTGAATGATGCTTATGATTTTTCACTTTTAAAAAATATGGATATTATTGTTTCATGTCAAGGTTCAGAATATACTGATATTGTGTATAATAAACTTCGTTCTTTAAGATGGAACGGATATTGGATAGATGCATCATCATCATTGAGAATGAATAATGATTCTATCATTGTTTTAGATCCCGTTAATATACAATTAATAAAAAAAGGAATCTACAATGGTATTAAGACATTTGTTGGTGGTAATTGCACGGTTAGTTTAATGTTAATGGCATTAGGAGGTTTATTTCAAAATAATTTAATTGAATCGTTGATATTTTCAACGTATCAAGCAGCATCTGGTGCTGGATCGAAACATATAATAGAATTAATTCGTCAAATGGGTTATTTATATAATATTGTATCTTCTGATTTGAATAATATTTCAATCTCAATACTAGATATTGAAAAAAAGATTTCTAATTCAATATTAGAATTAAATTTTCCAAAAAAACAGTTTGGAACATCATTAGCAGGTAATGTTTTACCTTGGATTGATGTTTTTACGGAATCTCAACAAACTAAAGAAGAATGGAAAGTACAAGAAGAAGCTAATAAAATATTGAATCAAAAAAACAATATTTGTATTGATGGAACATGTGTTCGAGTAGGAGCATTACGTTGTCATAGTCAATCATTTTTTATAAAATTAAGAAAAAATTTATCATGTGATAATTTAACTGAGATTATTCAAAATCATAATGATTGGATACGTGTCATCCCTAATGATTATAAATCTACAATTAAATATTTAACACCAATATCAGTTTCTGGTACGTTAAATATTTCTGTTGGTCGTATCAGAAAATTAAATGTTGGATCAAATATTTTCTCTGTATTTACTGTAGGTGATCAGCTATTATGGGGTGCTGCAGAACCCTTAAGACGTATTTTAATGTTATTATTATCATAA
- a CDS encoding phosphoglycerate kinase: MNTENILNHYEKHNIIQMKDLNLYNKTLLIRVDFNVPIKNQKILFDTRIKSTIPTINFALKKKSKIILMSHLGRPKEGNSEKCFSMFPIFEYLKKFFYKNNVYFSNNLEIKKMKIGDIRILENVRFNIGEKKNDIELSKKYANLCDIFVMDAFASAHRKEASTVGAGKFSKIACAGPLFIKEITALKKSLKNPKRPMTAIVGGSKISTKFNILKKLSVIADTVIVGGGIANTFLAIDNDIGKSLHEKKFIPLAKKLRDTNKILIPVDSRVGTNFSKNAIAIQKKPNSIKKNEEIMDIGDISIRNIKNIIKRSKTILWNGPLGVFEFPNFCIGTKKLAQYISKSNAFSIAGGGETLSVIKIFKIQNNISYISTGGGAFLEFVEGKKLPVIKMLEKKYTNK; this comes from the coding sequence ATGAATACAGAAAATATTTTAAATCATTATGAAAAACACAATATAATACAAATGAAAGATTTAAACTTATATAACAAAACATTACTCATTCGTGTAGACTTTAATGTTCCAATTAAAAATCAAAAAATATTATTTGATACACGAATCAAATCAACTATACCAACCATTAATTTTGCTTTAAAAAAAAAATCAAAAATTATCCTTATGTCACACTTAGGGCGACCAAAAGAAGGAAATTCTGAGAAATGCTTTTCTATGTTTCCTATTTTTGAATATTTAAAAAAATTTTTCTATAAAAATAATGTTTATTTTTCTAACAATCTTGAAATAAAAAAAATGAAAATAGGAGACATTAGAATACTAGAAAATGTTCGATTTAATATAGGAGAAAAAAAAAACGACATTGAATTATCAAAAAAATATGCTAATTTATGTGATATTTTTGTTATGGATGCATTTGCAAGTGCACATAGAAAAGAGGCTTCAACTGTTGGTGCAGGAAAATTTTCAAAAATTGCATGCGCCGGTCCACTATTTATTAAAGAAATAACAGCTTTAAAAAAATCTCTAAAAAACCCAAAACGTCCTATGACTGCAATTGTAGGTGGTTCAAAAATTTCAACAAAATTTAACATTTTAAAAAAACTTTCTGTAATTGCAGATACTGTGATAGTAGGTGGAGGAATTGCAAATACCTTTTTAGCTATTGATAATGATATTGGAAAATCATTACATGAAAAAAAATTTATACCATTAGCAAAAAAACTACGTGACACAAATAAAATATTAATTCCAGTAGATTCTAGAGTAGGTACAAATTTTTCAAAAAATGCTATTGCTATACAAAAAAAACCAAATTCAATTAAAAAAAACGAAGAAATTATGGATATTGGTGATATTAGCATCAGGAATATTAAAAATATCATAAAAAGATCAAAAACAATACTCTGGAACGGTCCATTAGGAGTATTTGAATTTCCCAATTTTTGTATTGGTACTAAAAAATTAGCACAATATATTTCAAAAAGTAATGCGTTTTCCATCGCTGGAGGTGGAGAAACACTATCAGTTATTAAAATTTTTAAAATTCAAAACAACATATCTTATATTTCAACAGGTGGTGGAGCATTTTTAGAATTTGTAGAAGGAAAAAAATTACCTGTAATTAAAATGTTAGAAAAAAAATATACAAATAAATAA
- a CDS encoding YhgN family NAAT transporter, with the protein MNEMISTTILLVLIMDPLGNLPIVMSILKHLSPRRKMIVLIREMIIALIIMISFLLAGEKTLSILDLKAETVSIAGGIILFLIAIKMIFPDENTNSKKNSIEEPFLVPLAIPLIAGPSLLATLMLLSHQYSNQIISLSIALLIAWSITLIILLLSGTFLKCLGERGVNALERLMGLILIMLSTQMFLDGITTWCKI; encoded by the coding sequence ATGAATGAAATGATTTCAACTACAATACTACTAGTTCTAATCATGGATCCACTTGGAAATCTACCAATTGTCATGTCTATCTTAAAACATTTATCACCAAGAAGAAAAATGATAGTATTAATAAGAGAAATGATCATTGCATTAATAATTATGATATCATTTTTATTAGCTGGAGAAAAAACATTATCTATTTTAGATTTAAAAGCAGAAACTGTATCTATTGCTGGAGGTATCATATTATTTTTAATAGCAATTAAAATGATATTTCCAGATGAAAACACAAATAGTAAAAAAAACTCCATAGAAGAACCATTTTTAGTACCCCTAGCAATTCCCCTTATTGCTGGTCCATCATTATTAGCAACTCTAATGTTACTATCCCACCAATATTCCAACCAAATTATATCATTATCAATTGCATTACTTATTGCCTGGAGTATCACTTTAATTATTTTACTATTATCAGGAACCTTTCTAAAATGTTTAGGAGAAAGAGGTGTAAATGCATTGGAAAGATTAATGGGATTAATATTAATTATGTTATCTACTCAAATGTTTTTAGATGGAATCACTACATGGTGTAAAATATAA
- the leuS gene encoding leucine--tRNA ligase — MEKIYNPKIIEPIVQKYWDNQKTFEVSENKNKKKYYCLAMLPYPSGKLHMGHVRNYTISDVIARYQRMLGKNVLHPIGWDAFGLPAEEAAIKNNIIPSKWTYNNINYMKKQLKNLGFSYDWNREITTCNPEYYKWEQWFFNKLYLNKLIYRSKSLINWCPKDKTVLANEQVIHGKCWRCQTETILKIVPQWFLKITSYAEKLLKDLKLLTKWPKQVIKMQKNWIGKTKGFEIILNLVNNKKKLKIYTQRIDILMGVTYISISPFHDLAKKELRKNEKNQFMKYMYTTNHHHFHMSKIKYIGKPTKQYAIHPITKEKIPIWITNYTALENNTTAKLSTPAHNKHDWNFAKKFNIKIKSVILLNKKNKNENIHQPIENLGILYNSLQFNGLKSKIGSKKIFEFLHEKKIIQKKNQYRLQDWGISRQRYWGTPIPVTYQKNKKIVLIPNSKLPVILPTISSMRDFKNISTIYKKWSKTKIKNINVRRETDTFDTFIESSWYYIRYTSPHYLKSMINIQSAKYWLPIDQYIGGIEHATMHLIYFRFFHKLLYDLKLVTTPEPAIKLLCQGMVLSDAFYYINQEGKKIWISPNEIKSIKNKKGEKKYIHKDKNKKIIHEGMIKMSKSKNNGVDPELMIQKYGSDTIRLFIMFSAPVQSDIEWNESGVKGMYRFLQKIWNLVYNYIHNINTTKKKKKINSIENIQSILNTTIKKVSQDINNRQSFNTAISEIMKFTNFVCNISFNENSNRKIIKNIIETIIKLIYPFTPHLSFILWKYLNNSTIIDYVKWPKYDEKCIIKNNFKYIIQINGKKKDIICIQNQNNQDEILYILKKKSKISKILETKKIKKIIFIKNKLINLVI; from the coding sequence ATGGAAAAAATATATAATCCGAAAATAATAGAACCAATTGTACAAAAATATTGGGATAATCAAAAAACCTTTGAAGTATCTGAAAATAAAAATAAAAAAAAATATTATTGTTTAGCAATGTTACCATATCCATCTGGTAAATTACACATGGGTCATGTTAGAAATTATACAATTAGTGATGTTATTGCTCGATATCAAAGAATGCTAGGAAAAAACGTTTTACATCCAATTGGATGGGATGCATTTGGATTACCAGCAGAAGAAGCTGCTATTAAAAATAATATCATTCCATCAAAATGGACATATAATAATATTAATTATATGAAAAAACAGCTAAAAAACCTAGGTTTTAGTTATGATTGGAATAGAGAAATTACTACATGTAATCCAGAATATTATAAATGGGAACAATGGTTTTTTAATAAGTTATACTTAAATAAACTAATATATAGATCAAAATCATTGATTAATTGGTGTCCAAAAGACAAAACAGTACTAGCAAATGAACAAGTAATACATGGAAAATGTTGGCGTTGCCAGACTGAAACTATTCTTAAAATTGTACCACAATGGTTTCTTAAAATTACTTCATATGCAGAAAAATTATTAAAAGATTTAAAATTACTTACAAAATGGCCAAAGCAAGTCATTAAAATGCAAAAAAATTGGATAGGAAAAACTAAGGGATTCGAAATTATTTTAAATTTAGTAAACAACAAAAAAAAACTTAAAATATATACCCAACGTATCGACATTTTAATGGGAGTAACATATATTTCCATATCTCCATTTCATGATTTAGCAAAAAAAGAACTACGAAAAAATGAAAAGAATCAATTCATGAAATATATGTACACTACTAACCACCATCATTTTCATATGTCAAAAATAAAATATATAGGTAAACCAACTAAACAATATGCTATTCACCCCATCACAAAAGAAAAAATTCCAATTTGGATTACTAATTATACAGCATTGGAAAATAATACTACAGCAAAATTATCAACCCCAGCACACAATAAACACGATTGGAATTTTGCAAAAAAATTTAATATAAAAATTAAATCTGTGATTTTATTAAACAAAAAAAATAAAAATGAAAATATTCATCAACCTATAGAAAATTTAGGAATTTTATATAACTCATTGCAATTTAATGGTTTAAAAAGCAAGATTGGATCTAAAAAAATATTTGAATTTTTACATGAAAAAAAAATAATTCAAAAAAAAAATCAATATCGATTACAGGATTGGGGAATATCAAGACAACGCTATTGGGGTACACCTATTCCAGTGACGTATCAAAAAAATAAAAAAATTGTTTTAATACCAAATTCAAAATTACCAGTTATACTACCTACTATTTCTAGTATGAGGGATTTTAAAAATATCTCAACAATATACAAAAAATGGTCTAAAACTAAAATTAAAAATATTAATGTCAGACGTGAAACAGATACTTTCGATACGTTTATAGAATCATCATGGTACTATATCAGATACACATCACCACATTATTTAAAATCAATGATTAATATTCAATCCGCAAAATATTGGTTACCAATTGATCAATATATTGGTGGTATTGAGCATGCTACAATGCACTTAATTTACTTTAGATTTTTTCATAAATTATTATATGACTTAAAATTAGTAACAACACCAGAACCTGCAATAAAATTATTATGTCAAGGTATGGTTCTTTCAGATGCATTTTATTATATTAATCAAGAAGGAAAAAAAATTTGGATTTCACCAAACGAAATAAAATCTATAAAAAATAAAAAAGGAGAAAAAAAATACATCCATAAGGACAAAAATAAAAAAATTATTCATGAAGGTATGATAAAAATGTCAAAATCGAAAAATAACGGTGTTGATCCAGAATTAATGATTCAAAAATATGGATCAGATACTATTCGGTTGTTTATTATGTTTTCAGCACCCGTACAATCAGATATTGAATGGAATGAATCCGGTGTCAAAGGAATGTATCGATTTTTACAAAAAATATGGAATCTAGTATACAACTATATTCATAATATTAATACAACAAAAAAAAAAAAAAAAATAAATTCTATAGAAAATATTCAATCAATTTTAAATACAACAATTAAAAAAGTATCTCAGGATATCAATAACAGACAATCTTTTAACACTGCAATATCTGAGATCATGAAATTTACCAACTTTGTTTGTAACATATCATTCAATGAAAATTCAAATAGAAAAATAATAAAAAATATTATAGAAACAATTATTAAATTGATTTATCCATTCACACCACATTTGAGTTTTATTTTATGGAAATATTTAAATAATAGTACCATTATTGATTATGTCAAATGGCCAAAATATGATGAAAAATGTATCATCAAAAATAATTTTAAATACATTATACAAATTAATGGTAAAAAAAAAGATATAATATGTATCCAGAATCAAAATAATCAAGATGAAATATTATATATCCTAAAAAAAAAATCAAAAATATCAAAAATACTAGAAACAAAAAAAATTAAAAAAATAATATTTATTAAAAATAAATTAATTAATTTGGTTATATAA